From the genome of Streptomyces sp. NBC_01260, one region includes:
- a CDS encoding fumarate reductase/succinate dehydrogenase flavoprotein subunit yields MTELERQQWDVVVVGAGGAGLRAAIEARERGARTAVICKSLFGKAHTVMAEGGIAASMGNVNSGDNWQVHFRDTMRGGKFLNQWRMAELHAKEAPDRVWELETWGALFDRTPEGKISQRNFGGHEYPRLAHVGDRTGLELIRTLQQKIVSLQQEDEREFGDYEARLKVFQECTVTRVLKDGERVSGTFCYERETGRFFVLEAPAVVLATGGIGKSFKVTSNSWEYTGDGHALALLAGAPLLNMEFVQFHPTGMVWPPSVKGILVTESVRGDGGVLRNSEGKRFMFEYVPDVFKEKYAQSEEEGDRWYEDPDNNRRPPELLPRDEVARAINSEVKAGRGSPHGGVFLDVSTRMSAERIRRRLPSMYHQFKELADVDITAEAMEVGPTCHYVMGGIAVDSDTAAALDVPGLYAAGEVAGGMHGSNRLGGNSLSDLLVFGRRAGLHAAGYAESTDALPVVDEAQIDAAAAEALRPFSAEDLAGGAPAENPYTLHQELQQTMNDLVGIIRRAPEMERALESLAGLRERARRAGVEGHRQFNPGWHLSLDLRNMLLVSECIARAALERTESRGGHTREDCPAMERAWRPVNLLCRPADVLAAPLEGRIDLVRKVTEPIRPDLLSLFEKEELVKYLAEEELYE; encoded by the coding sequence ATGACTGAGCTCGAACGGCAGCAGTGGGACGTCGTCGTGGTCGGTGCCGGAGGTGCCGGGCTGCGCGCCGCGATCGAGGCGCGGGAGCGCGGGGCCCGTACCGCCGTCATCTGCAAATCGCTCTTCGGCAAGGCGCACACGGTCATGGCGGAGGGCGGAATCGCCGCCTCCATGGGCAATGTGAACTCCGGGGACAACTGGCAGGTGCACTTCCGCGACACCATGCGCGGCGGGAAGTTCCTCAACCAGTGGCGGATGGCGGAGCTGCACGCCAAGGAGGCGCCCGACCGGGTCTGGGAGCTGGAGACCTGGGGCGCGCTCTTCGACCGCACCCCCGAGGGGAAGATCTCCCAGCGCAACTTCGGCGGCCACGAGTACCCGCGTCTGGCGCACGTCGGGGACCGTACCGGCCTCGAACTGATCCGCACCCTCCAGCAGAAGATCGTCTCGCTCCAGCAGGAGGACGAGCGCGAGTTCGGTGACTACGAGGCACGGTTGAAGGTCTTCCAGGAGTGCACGGTGACGCGCGTCCTCAAGGACGGCGAACGCGTCTCGGGGACCTTCTGCTACGAGCGCGAGACAGGCCGGTTCTTCGTGCTGGAGGCGCCCGCGGTCGTCCTCGCCACCGGCGGCATCGGCAAGTCCTTCAAGGTGACGTCGAACTCCTGGGAGTACACCGGCGACGGCCACGCGCTGGCCCTGCTGGCGGGCGCACCCCTGCTGAACATGGAGTTCGTGCAGTTCCACCCGACCGGGATGGTCTGGCCGCCCTCGGTCAAGGGCATCCTCGTCACCGAGTCGGTGCGCGGCGACGGCGGGGTGCTGCGGAACTCCGAGGGCAAGCGCTTCATGTTCGAGTACGTCCCCGACGTGTTCAAGGAGAAGTACGCGCAGTCGGAGGAGGAGGGCGACCGCTGGTACGAGGACCCGGACAACAACCGCCGCCCGCCCGAGCTGCTGCCTCGTGACGAGGTCGCGCGGGCCATCAACTCCGAGGTGAAGGCCGGCCGCGGATCGCCGCACGGCGGGGTGTTCCTGGACGTGTCGACCCGCATGTCGGCGGAGCGCATCCGGCGCCGGCTGCCGTCGATGTACCACCAGTTCAAGGAGCTGGCGGATGTCGACATCACGGCCGAGGCGATGGAGGTCGGCCCGACCTGCCACTACGTGATGGGCGGTATAGCCGTCGACTCCGACACCGCCGCCGCCCTCGATGTGCCGGGTCTGTACGCGGCGGGCGAGGTCGCGGGCGGCATGCACGGTTCCAACCGGCTGGGCGGGAACTCCCTCTCCGACCTGCTGGTCTTCGGCCGGCGGGCCGGACTGCACGCCGCCGGGTACGCGGAGTCCACCGACGCCCTGCCGGTGGTGGACGAGGCGCAGATCGACGCCGCGGCCGCGGAGGCGCTGCGTCCGTTCAGCGCGGAGGACCTCGCCGGGGGCGCGCCGGCGGAGAATCCGTACACCCTGCACCAGGAACTCCAGCAGACGATGAACGACCTGGTCGGCATCATCCGCCGCGCCCCGGAGATGGAGCGGGCCCTGGAGTCACTGGCCGGGCTGCGGGAGCGGGCCCGGCGGGCCGGGGTCGAGGGGCACCGGCAGTTCAACCCCGGCTGGCACCTCTCCCTGGACCTGCGGAACATGCTGCTGGTCAGCGAGTGCATCGCACGGGCCGCGCTGGAGCGCACCGAGAGCCGCGGCGGCCACACCCGCGAGGACTGCCCGGCGATGGAGCGCGCCTGGCGCCCGGTCAATCTGCTGTGCCGGCCGGCCGACGTCTTGGCCGCGCCGCTGGAGGGCCGGATCGATCTCGTACGCAAGGTCACCGAACCCATCCGTCCGGATCTGCTCTCCCTCTTCGAGAAGGAGGAGCTGGTCAAGTACCTCGCCGAAGAGGAGCTGTACGAGTGA
- a CDS encoding succinate dehydrogenase/fumarate reductase iron-sulfur subunit has protein sequence MSSYNARFRVWRGDTDGGGLEDFAVEVNDGEVVLDIIHRIQATQAGDLAVRWNCKAGKCGSCSAEINGRPRLLCMTRMSVFTREETITVTPLRAFPVVRDLVTDVSFNYAKAREVPAFVPPAGVKAGEYRMQQVDVDRSQEFRKCIECFLCQDTCHVVRDHEENKAAFAGPRFLMRVAELDMHPLDAAAESGLDRKATAQEEHGLGYCNITKCCTEVCPEHIKITDNALIPLKERAVDRKYDPLVWLGNKIRRRESS, from the coding sequence GTGAGCAGCTACAACGCACGGTTCAGGGTGTGGCGCGGGGACACCGACGGCGGCGGTCTGGAGGACTTCGCGGTCGAGGTCAACGACGGCGAGGTCGTCCTCGACATCATCCACCGCATCCAGGCCACACAGGCGGGTGATCTGGCGGTGCGGTGGAACTGCAAGGCCGGAAAGTGCGGTTCGTGCAGCGCGGAGATCAACGGACGGCCGCGGCTGCTGTGCATGACGCGCATGTCGGTGTTCACCCGCGAGGAGACGATCACCGTCACCCCCCTGCGGGCCTTCCCGGTGGTACGGGATCTGGTGACCGATGTGTCGTTCAACTACGCCAAGGCACGGGAAGTGCCCGCCTTCGTGCCCCCGGCCGGGGTGAAGGCGGGCGAGTACCGGATGCAGCAGGTCGATGTGGACCGCTCGCAGGAGTTCCGCAAGTGCATCGAGTGCTTCCTGTGCCAGGACACCTGCCATGTGGTGCGTGACCACGAGGAGAACAAGGCGGCCTTCGCCGGACCGCGCTTCCTGATGCGGGTCGCGGAGCTGGACATGCACCCGCTGGACGCCGCCGCCGAGTCCGGGCTCGACCGGAAGGCGACGGCCCAGGAGGAACACGGGCTCGGCTACTGCAACATCACCAAGTGCTGTACGGAGGTGTGCCCCGAGCACATCAAGATCACCGACAATGCGCTGATCCCGCTGAAGGAGCGGGCCGTGGACCGCAAGTACGACCCGCTGGTGTGGCTGGGGAACAAGATCCGGCGGCGCGAGTCGTCCTGA
- a CDS encoding isochorismatase family protein: MSATTLDPKTALVVVDLQKGITGLPTAHPSADVIAHAATLADAFRAKGLPVVLVRVTGGAPGRTESPARSGQPAADWADIVPELGPHEGDIVVTKQQWGAFYGTDLDLQLRRRGVTQVVVAGIATSIGVESTARSAYEYGYHVTIATDAVTDMSAEVHDNSVERIFPRLGETDTTAAIIKLLG; encoded by the coding sequence ATGAGCGCCACCACTCTCGACCCGAAGACCGCACTGGTCGTCGTCGACCTGCAGAAGGGCATCACCGGTCTGCCCACCGCCCACCCCAGCGCCGATGTCATCGCGCACGCCGCGACCCTCGCCGACGCCTTCAGGGCCAAGGGCCTCCCGGTCGTCCTGGTCCGCGTCACCGGCGGCGCCCCCGGCCGCACCGAGAGCCCCGCCCGCTCCGGGCAGCCGGCCGCCGACTGGGCCGACATCGTCCCCGAGCTCGGCCCGCACGAGGGCGACATCGTCGTCACCAAGCAGCAGTGGGGCGCCTTCTACGGCACCGACCTCGACCTCCAGCTGCGCCGCCGCGGCGTGACCCAGGTCGTGGTGGCCGGGATCGCGACCAGCATCGGCGTCGAGTCCACCGCCCGCTCGGCATACGAGTACGGCTACCACGTCACGATCGCCACGGACGCGGTGACCGACATGAGCGCCGAGGTCCACGACAACAGCGTCGAGCGGATCTTCCCGCGCCTCGGCGAGACCGACACCACCGCCGCGATCATCAAACTGCTGGGCTGA
- a CDS encoding MFS transporter: MTGRHAVPEAIPQESPAPAAAPAQEAAPGFSGRLTAPLLIGSLLNPLNTTMISTALVAIGHHFGIGAADTAWLISVLYLASAVAQPVLGKLADVLGPRRVFLVGLVVVIASGLVGTVAPSFGWLIVSRLLLGIGTSAAYPAAMAVLRDESARIGRATPRSVLARLSFAALGSAAVGPTLGGLLVMVVGWRGIFAVNVPVAFVAFGAALLWIPADPPRRRAADGVTRRLGLDPLGIGLFTAALTVLVFFLLDLAHPMWWLLAPFAVLAAALVRWQLHRPDPFIDLRMLAGNAALSRTYLRHGVSYLLIYCVMYGYTQWLEEARGYSSGHTGLLMLPMSVAALVCSLLGARTKGIRGPLTLACVLLTVGAGVLMFLSGDTPLAVLLLAGACFGIPQGLIGTSNQAAVQAYAPAEAIGSAAGLQRTAQYIGAITASSLIALAYGQSAGDHGLHLMAGVAAVLGVLLIVLTVTDRALRGRT; the protein is encoded by the coding sequence ATGACCGGCCGCCACGCGGTCCCCGAAGCGATACCCCAGGAGTCACCGGCCCCCGCGGCGGCGCCGGCCCAGGAGGCGGCGCCCGGGTTCAGCGGCCGGCTCACCGCCCCGCTGCTGATCGGCTCGTTGCTCAACCCGCTCAACACCACGATGATCTCCACCGCTCTGGTGGCGATCGGGCACCACTTCGGCATCGGCGCCGCCGACACCGCGTGGCTGATCTCGGTCCTGTATCTCGCGAGCGCCGTCGCTCAGCCCGTCCTGGGCAAGCTCGCCGATGTGCTCGGCCCGCGCCGCGTCTTCCTCGTCGGGCTGGTCGTCGTCATCGCGTCCGGCCTGGTCGGGACCGTGGCGCCGAGCTTCGGCTGGCTGATCGTGTCCCGGCTGCTGCTCGGCATCGGCACGTCGGCCGCCTATCCGGCCGCCATGGCGGTGCTGCGCGACGAGTCCGCCCGGATCGGCCGGGCCACCCCGCGTTCCGTCCTGGCCCGGCTCTCCTTCGCCGCGCTCGGCAGCGCGGCCGTCGGGCCCACGCTCGGCGGACTGCTGGTCATGGTCGTCGGCTGGCGCGGCATCTTCGCCGTCAACGTGCCCGTCGCTTTCGTCGCGTTCGGTGCCGCCCTGCTCTGGATCCCGGCCGACCCGCCGCGTAGACGCGCCGCCGACGGCGTTACGCGGCGGCTCGGCCTGGACCCGCTCGGCATCGGTCTCTTCACCGCCGCCCTGACCGTGCTCGTCTTCTTCCTGCTCGATCTCGCCCATCCGATGTGGTGGCTCCTCGCGCCCTTCGCGGTGCTCGCCGCCGCGCTGGTGCGGTGGCAGCTGCACCGCCCGGACCCCTTCATCGACCTGCGGATGCTGGCGGGAAACGCCGCGCTCTCACGGACGTATCTGCGGCACGGAGTCAGCTATCTGCTGATCTACTGCGTGATGTACGGGTATACGCAGTGGCTGGAGGAAGCCCGTGGCTATTCGTCCGGGCACACCGGTCTGCTGATGCTGCCGATGTCCGTCGCCGCCCTCGTCTGCTCGCTGCTCGGCGCCCGCACGAAGGGCATCCGCGGGCCGCTCACCCTGGCCTGCGTACTGCTCACCGTCGGGGCGGGCGTGCTGATGTTCCTCTCCGGGGACACCCCGCTTGCCGTCCTGCTGCTCGCCGGGGCCTGCTTCGGCATCCCGCAGGGGCTGATCGGTACGAGCAACCAGGCGGCCGTCCAGGCCTACGCCCCGGCCGAGGCCATCGGCTCCGCCGCGGGCCTCCAGCGCACCGCCCAGTACATAGGGGCCATCACCGCCTCCAGCCTGATCGCGCTCGCGTACGGGCAGTCGGCCGGCGACCACGGCCTGCACCTGATGGCCGGGGTCGCCGCCGTACTGGGCGTGCTCCTCATCGTCCTCACCGTCACCGACCGCGCCCTGCGCGGCCGTACCTGA
- a CDS encoding MarR family winged helix-turn-helix transcriptional regulator, giving the protein MTRPPGATPADPTAEQVANDLAAVVGRLLRRLRSSSSESLLTPTQRSVLARLADGGPATTAALARAEFVRPQSMRLTLGALEDQGLVERAPDPDDGRKSVMSITGSGHSTLAEVRAAKRNWLAEAIAAELDGAERRTVAEATALLDRLVGS; this is encoded by the coding sequence ATGACGCGACCGCCCGGTGCCACCCCCGCCGACCCCACGGCCGAGCAGGTCGCGAACGACCTCGCGGCCGTCGTCGGCAGGCTGCTGCGGCGGCTGCGTTCCTCGTCCTCGGAGTCTCTGCTCACGCCGACCCAGCGCTCGGTACTGGCCCGGCTGGCGGACGGGGGCCCGGCCACCACGGCCGCGCTGGCCCGCGCCGAGTTCGTACGCCCGCAGTCCATGCGGCTGACCCTGGGCGCGCTGGAGGACCAGGGGCTCGTCGAGCGGGCTCCCGACCCGGACGACGGGCGCAAGTCGGTCATGTCGATCACTGGGAGCGGACACTCGACGCTCGCGGAGGTCCGGGCCGCCAAGCGGAACTGGCTCGCCGAGGCCATCGCCGCCGAACTCGACGGGGCCGAGCGCCGCACCGTCGCCGAGGCGACCGCCCTCCTGGACCGCCTGGTCGGTTCATGA
- a CDS encoding LacI family DNA-binding transcriptional regulator, translating into MSAREKKRTVGRVSAPTVYDVAERSGVSIATVSRVYRTPDSVRAQTRERVLEAARELGYVPSGNARGLASRTTGVLGLCFPDYADPDAEADAEADSDADDAVMLYSDQIIRGMERAARRHGYALLIAASLEGGPESLVAKVAGRVDGFAVLAQTVPTEDLEVISRRLPVVMLAGPREIDHLDHIVVANVDGERELTRHLIEDHGLRRLAFIGGDTDSPDAEARFRGFQEACRNAGIPVPDAPTVRTTMMTQAEGAGAAERLLDGGGQRPEAVLFANDQMAVGALRALARRGVRVPEDMAVTGFDGIPLSRIVQPPLTTVRQPIRQLGEQAVELLVQRLNNAGREPVSLTLPVSPIRRRSCGCG; encoded by the coding sequence ATGTCGGCACGGGAGAAGAAGCGGACGGTCGGTCGAGTGAGCGCCCCAACGGTGTACGACGTCGCCGAGCGATCGGGCGTCTCCATTGCCACGGTTTCGCGGGTCTACCGCACCCCGGATTCGGTGCGCGCCCAGACCCGCGAGCGAGTCCTGGAGGCGGCGCGCGAACTCGGTTACGTGCCGAGCGGAAACGCCCGGGGACTGGCCAGCCGCACCACCGGAGTGCTCGGACTGTGCTTTCCCGACTACGCCGACCCGGACGCCGAGGCCGACGCCGAGGCGGACAGCGACGCCGACGACGCGGTGATGCTCTACTCCGACCAGATCATCCGCGGCATGGAGCGGGCCGCACGGCGGCACGGCTACGCCCTGTTGATCGCGGCGTCGCTGGAGGGCGGGCCGGAGAGCCTGGTCGCCAAGGTCGCGGGCCGGGTGGACGGTTTCGCCGTACTGGCGCAGACGGTGCCGACCGAGGACCTTGAGGTGATATCGCGCCGGCTGCCGGTCGTGATGCTCGCCGGACCTCGCGAGATCGACCACCTCGACCACATCGTGGTCGCCAACGTCGACGGCGAGCGCGAACTGACCCGCCATCTGATCGAGGACCACGGCCTGCGCCGGCTCGCCTTCATCGGCGGCGACACCGACTCACCGGACGCCGAGGCGCGATTCCGCGGCTTCCAGGAGGCATGCCGGAACGCCGGCATCCCGGTGCCGGACGCGCCGACCGTACGGACGACGATGATGACGCAGGCCGAGGGCGCGGGCGCCGCCGAACGACTGCTGGACGGGGGCGGACAGCGGCCGGAGGCGGTGCTCTTCGCCAACGACCAGATGGCGGTGGGCGCCCTGCGCGCACTGGCGAGGCGCGGCGTGCGGGTGCCCGAGGACATGGCGGTGACCGGCTTCGACGGCATCCCGCTCAGCCGGATCGTCCAGCCGCCGCTGACGACGGTGCGCCAGCCGATACGCCAACTCGGCGAGCAGGCAGTCGAATTGCTGGTGCAGCGGCTGAACAACGCGGGCCGCGAACCGGTTTCGCTCACCCTCCCGGTCTCCCCGATCCGCCGCAGGAGCTGCGGCTGCGGCTGA
- a CDS encoding acetylxylan esterase produces the protein MPSFVHGFPFDPSYGRTLDDLSVIPAPPAPDGFADFWRARHEAARTVATEPEIGPLEEERDGVRIHGVTFTSVGGERLGGWLALPADGPVRHGFVIGHGYGGRQGPGPDVPLPLPGAAAILPCVRGMGARSPVAGVPDVADAHVLHGIESRETYVIGDCVADLWCAASALHELVPGLAAAGPLGYLGESFGGGLGALALPWDDRFGAAQLTVPTFGNHPLRLTLPCAGSGESVRRYRREHPGVTEVLRYFDAATAAGFLELPTLVAAALFDPSVPPPGQFAVYNALAGERELLVLSAGHFEHAGTVAEKAGLVAGRRRFFARWLGR, from the coding sequence ATGCCTTCATTCGTGCACGGTTTCCCTTTTGACCCGTCTTACGGGCGTACTCTCGACGACCTGTCGGTCATCCCCGCGCCCCCGGCACCGGACGGCTTCGCCGACTTCTGGCGAGCCCGGCACGAGGCCGCTCGCACGGTGGCCACGGAGCCGGAGATCGGCCCGCTGGAGGAGGAGCGCGACGGCGTCCGGATCCACGGAGTGACGTTCACCTCGGTGGGCGGGGAGCGTCTGGGCGGCTGGCTCGCACTGCCGGCGGACGGGCCGGTGCGCCACGGGTTCGTCATCGGCCACGGCTACGGCGGCCGGCAGGGGCCGGGGCCCGATGTGCCGCTGCCGCTGCCCGGGGCGGCCGCGATCCTGCCCTGTGTGCGGGGAATGGGGGCGCGCAGTCCGGTGGCGGGGGTCCCGGACGTCGCCGACGCGCATGTGCTGCACGGCATCGAGTCACGCGAGACGTATGTGATCGGTGACTGTGTGGCGGACCTGTGGTGTGCGGCGTCGGCGCTGCACGAGCTGGTCCCCGGGCTGGCGGCGGCGGGTCCGCTCGGCTACCTGGGGGAGAGCTTCGGCGGGGGTCTCGGTGCGCTGGCCCTGCCGTGGGACGACCGCTTCGGGGCCGCGCAGCTGACGGTCCCCACGTTCGGGAACCACCCGCTGCGGCTCACGCTGCCGTGCGCGGGGAGCGGGGAGTCGGTGCGGAGGTATCGCCGGGAGCATCCCGGGGTCACCGAGGTGCTGAGGTACTTCGACGCCGCGACCGCCGCGGGGTTCCTGGAGCTGCCGACGCTGGTGGCCGCGGCGCTGTTCGACCCGTCCGTGCCGCCGCCGGGGCAGTTCGCGGTGTACAACGCGCTGGCGGGGGAGCGGGAACTGCTGGTGCTGAGCGCGGGCCACTTCGAGCATGCGGGGACGGTCGCCGAGAAGGCCGGGCTGGTCGCGGGGCGGCGGCGGTTCTTCGCGCGGTGGCTGGGGCGGTGA
- a CDS encoding sugar ABC transporter substrate-binding protein has translation MPRTARTASVGIAVALALGLTACGSSGGDDVAADKKQTLTVWAMGAEGEKLADVAKVYEKANPNITVKVTPVGWDVAHQKLVSAAAAGTMPDVAQMGGSYMGEFSELGVLEPVDTKTFQEKDFFPSGWQQGEVDGQAYGVPWYVDTRVLYYRTDLAKQAGITKAPTDWKEMQDLATAYQKKAGTKWGLSIQPSGLDTVQNFYSFLYSAGGEIVNDKGEAVIDSPEAVKALKEYGSYFSKGLSNKSVPPGYDVVKDFGNGRVPMFFGGPWHVTLLNEGQPQLKGKWAVANVPTDKSSVSMAGGSSLVISKDSEHKAAATQFIKYLTDAKGQADWYKRTKDLPANTTAWTSGDLANDTDLQIFKKQMDTAKASPSLPNWTEVTDKVDQAIAKVTQGKASAEDALKTAQSQIEGLVK, from the coding sequence ATGCCCCGCACCGCCAGAACCGCCTCCGTCGGTATCGCAGTCGCGCTCGCTCTCGGTCTCACCGCGTGCGGCAGCTCCGGTGGCGACGACGTCGCCGCGGACAAGAAGCAGACGCTCACCGTCTGGGCCATGGGGGCCGAGGGCGAGAAGCTCGCGGATGTGGCCAAGGTCTACGAGAAGGCCAATCCGAACATCACCGTCAAGGTGACCCCGGTCGGCTGGGACGTCGCCCACCAGAAGCTGGTCTCCGCGGCCGCCGCCGGCACCATGCCGGACGTGGCGCAGATGGGCGGCAGCTACATGGGCGAGTTCTCCGAGCTCGGTGTCCTGGAGCCGGTCGACACCAAGACCTTCCAGGAGAAGGACTTCTTCCCGTCCGGCTGGCAGCAGGGCGAGGTGGACGGCCAGGCGTACGGCGTGCCGTGGTACGTCGACACCCGCGTCCTCTACTACCGCACGGACCTGGCCAAGCAGGCCGGCATCACCAAGGCTCCGACCGACTGGAAGGAGATGCAGGACCTCGCCACCGCCTACCAGAAGAAGGCGGGCACCAAGTGGGGCCTGTCCATCCAGCCCAGTGGCCTGGACACGGTGCAGAACTTCTACTCCTTCCTGTACTCGGCCGGCGGCGAGATCGTCAACGACAAGGGCGAGGCCGTCATCGACAGCCCTGAAGCCGTCAAGGCGCTCAAGGAGTACGGCTCGTACTTCTCCAAGGGACTCTCCAACAAGTCCGTGCCGCCCGGCTACGACGTGGTGAAGGACTTCGGCAACGGCCGCGTCCCGATGTTCTTCGGCGGCCCCTGGCACGTCACCCTGCTGAACGAGGGCCAGCCGCAGCTGAAGGGCAAGTGGGCGGTGGCCAACGTCCCCACCGACAAGTCCTCCGTCTCCATGGCCGGCGGCTCCTCCCTGGTGATCTCCAAGGACAGCGAGCACAAGGCGGCCGCCACCCAGTTCATCAAGTACCTGACGGACGCCAAGGGCCAGGCCGACTGGTACAAGCGCACCAAGGACCTGCCGGCCAACACCACGGCCTGGACCTCCGGTGACCTCGCCAACGACACCGATCTGCAGATCTTCAAGAAGCAGATGGACACCGCCAAGGCCTCCCCGTCGCTTCCCAACTGGACCGAGGTCACCGACAAGGTCGACCAGGCCATCGCGAAGGTGACCCAGGGCAAGGCTTCCGCCGAGGACGCGCTGAAGACGGCGCAGTCCCAGATCGAAGGCCTCGTGAAGTAG
- a CDS encoding carbohydrate ABC transporter permease: protein MSTTTGKAAESAKVQAGPGTAKSPAAGPKGSRRRRKPSLGMQNMAGWLFSTPFLVLFLVFMAVPIIATLVMSFTDFGLRNVTHPLDANFIGFENYTKLFSDEKFLKSLFNTAYFVVVGVPLTIFLGLAVAVLLNNGIDRARTFFRVGFYAPVVTTIVAVAVVWRFVLDPSDGLVAGLFSEVGLTAPDFLGSETLAMPSMIAMAVWRNVGTVMVLFIAGLQAIPTEVREAARLDGAGVWQEFKGITVPLLRPTMLYATVITTIGYLNVFEEPFVMTQGGPSDSTLTVSLNMYREGFNFFHMGYASAMAYVLFVVIMGITVLQLRLLKDNTK from the coding sequence ATGAGCACCACGACCGGAAAGGCCGCAGAGTCGGCCAAGGTGCAGGCCGGACCGGGGACTGCGAAGTCCCCGGCCGCCGGGCCCAAGGGCTCGCGCAGGCGCAGGAAGCCCTCGCTGGGTATGCAGAACATGGCCGGCTGGCTGTTCTCCACTCCCTTCCTCGTTCTCTTCCTCGTCTTCATGGCCGTCCCGATCATCGCCACGCTGGTGATGAGCTTCACGGACTTCGGGCTGCGCAACGTGACGCACCCGCTGGACGCGAACTTCATCGGGTTCGAGAACTACACCAAGCTGTTCAGCGACGAGAAGTTCCTCAAGTCGCTGTTCAACACGGCGTACTTCGTGGTCGTCGGCGTCCCGCTGACGATCTTCCTCGGACTGGCCGTCGCCGTACTGCTGAACAACGGCATCGACCGGGCCCGGACCTTCTTCCGCGTCGGCTTCTACGCCCCGGTCGTCACCACCATCGTCGCGGTCGCCGTCGTCTGGCGATTCGTACTGGACCCGAGCGACGGTCTCGTCGCGGGTCTCTTCTCCGAAGTGGGCCTCACCGCTCCGGACTTCCTGGGCTCCGAGACGCTCGCCATGCCCTCGATGATCGCGATGGCGGTCTGGCGCAACGTCGGCACGGTCATGGTGCTCTTCATCGCCGGTCTGCAGGCCATTCCCACCGAGGTGCGGGAAGCGGCGCGGCTGGACGGCGCCGGCGTCTGGCAGGAGTTCAAGGGCATCACCGTCCCGCTGCTGCGGCCCACGATGCTCTACGCCACCGTGATCACCACGATCGGCTACCTCAATGTCTTCGAGGAGCCCTTCGTGATGACGCAGGGCGGGCCCTCGGACTCGACGCTCACCGTCTCGCTGAACATGTACCGCGAGGGCTTCAACTTCTTCCACATGGGCTATGCGAGCGCCATGGCGTATGTCCTCTTCGTAGTGATCATGGGCATCACGGTGCTGCAGCTCCGACTGCTGAAGGACAACACGAAATGA
- a CDS encoding carbohydrate ABC transporter permease — MSATNAPGAVSTAPSKKPGDAEPTDRIRKPRSLKRIFVYVLLSLGLLIMSAPFLWMALSAFKTTSELTASPPVWIPTEWTLDNFRDLLDRLDLPLYFMNSVIVAVLVTVSNLVFCSMLGYALAKLRFAGRNKIFGLVLGALMVPGNLMLLPLFVLMSKLQLIDSYAGLVLPFAAGAFGVFLMRQFMQSIPDELLEAARMDGAGEWYIFWRIVMPLVKPALATLSIFTFLGSWNNFVWPLIATNDPDKYTLPVALATFATDPNKAGGSNGMLMAGSFLIVLPVLVVFIALQRHFTQGIATAGMK, encoded by the coding sequence ATGAGCGCCACCAATGCACCGGGCGCCGTCTCGACGGCGCCGTCGAAGAAGCCCGGGGACGCCGAGCCGACGGACCGGATCAGGAAGCCGCGGTCCCTGAAGCGGATCTTCGTCTACGTCCTGCTCTCGCTCGGTCTGCTGATCATGTCGGCGCCGTTCCTGTGGATGGCCCTCTCCGCGTTCAAGACAACGAGCGAACTGACCGCGAGCCCGCCGGTCTGGATCCCGACCGAGTGGACCCTGGACAACTTCCGGGACCTGCTCGACAGGCTCGATCTGCCGCTGTACTTCATGAACTCGGTGATCGTCGCGGTGCTGGTCACCGTGTCGAACCTGGTGTTCTGCTCGATGCTCGGGTACGCCCTGGCCAAGCTGAGGTTCGCCGGCCGCAACAAGATCTTCGGCCTGGTTCTCGGCGCCCTCATGGTGCCCGGCAACCTGATGCTGCTGCCGCTCTTCGTCCTGATGAGCAAGCTGCAGCTGATCGACTCGTACGCCGGGCTGGTCCTGCCGTTCGCAGCCGGGGCGTTCGGCGTCTTCCTGATGCGGCAGTTCATGCAGTCGATCCCGGACGAGCTGCTGGAAGCGGCCCGGATGGACGGCGCCGGCGAGTGGTACATCTTCTGGCGCATCGTGATGCCGTTGGTGAAGCCCGCCCTGGCGACGCTGTCGATCTTCACGTTCCTCGGTTCCTGGAACAACTTCGTCTGGCCGCTCATCGCGACCAACGACCCCGACAAGTACACCCTTCCGGTCGCCCTGGCCACCTTCGCCACCGACCCGAACAAGGCGGGTGGATCCAACGGCATGCTGATGGCCGGCTCCTTCCTGATCGTGCTGCCGGTCCTGGTCGTGTTCATCGCGCTCCAGCGGCACTTCACGCAGGGCATCGCCACCGCGGGCATGAAGTAG